Proteins found in one Streptomyces sp. CB09001 genomic segment:
- a CDS encoding cupin domain-containing protein has protein sequence MTSRTIKDIVVLGESEPENVRQVRKGPDRWISGELAITNTLHFTSPDGAFTSGIWESTPGKFRAVYEEDEFYHMLHGRVVIADDDGNARTFVPGDTIVVPAGFTGTWEVLEPTKKFYAHYRPLDDDRTGPAVQAG, from the coding sequence ATGACGAGCAGAACGATCAAGGACATCGTGGTCCTCGGCGAGTCCGAGCCGGAGAACGTGCGCCAGGTGCGCAAGGGCCCGGACCGCTGGATCTCCGGCGAGCTGGCCATCACCAACACCCTGCACTTCACCAGCCCCGACGGGGCCTTCACCTCGGGCATCTGGGAGAGCACCCCGGGCAAGTTCCGCGCGGTGTACGAGGAGGACGAGTTCTACCACATGCTCCACGGCCGGGTGGTCATCGCCGACGACGACGGCAACGCCCGCACCTTCGTCCCCGGCGACACCATCGTCGTCCCCGCCGGATTCACCGGCACCTGGGAGGTCCTGGAGCCCACCAAGAAGTTCTACGCCCACTACCGGCCGCTGGACGACGACCGCACCGGCCCCGCCGTCCAGGCCGGCTGA